The proteins below come from a single Drosophila kikkawai strain 14028-0561.14 chromosome 3R, DkikHiC1v2, whole genome shotgun sequence genomic window:
- the Efa6 gene encoding PH and SEC7 domain-containing protein isoform X5: MTEELKVVLRRSEQHSGFGFSLLGTTGPPHVIYDIVENSPAADCGAVEAGDVILKVNGTDVHRYTTKEVLKCLRLSEQLVTLELKRDPKLKARIKEQLANTQSPHYVDIESPNIYDYHSSSPHSSPNHRPAAGAKGTATTPTPTQSGLRYKSPTHLPSLRQNSSPLLASGSTTTTTTASHTLTHSRNSSASSTKIKVVETSITTSTTSSTTGIVGPTSPTGGEATSPTFRPSRIPQALKCPAPKPVPLLHSPQNKRPRPSQIPTKAANGNGNGIGHSSQLPPQALQHSNSYSGSPVTRQRFSTEREQEREPEPNSAPPQPAKAPRFEAYMMTGDLILNLSRTPQTSNLLPAQAKKVDSLRDSPSRLVNPRINGALAPRASGESSPTSSSSVDSPTNTSSDSVKREAKVLRKQQQQQPEQHQQQQQRDSINNSYNRKDSLTNDTLLMCEELERDEEAEYGQDEDNRQQRQRQQQQQQRYRQQQNQQRYEYYQNDDELEEQEEVEEREEDQTHYDITNIETYQSGLGRGDEDDSDRQCLVDDDDDDDAYDDEENDAGDEDYSTNSLGSGSAKQRLRALKQRTATRQQQRHRDAVDCAGRSGSGSSSTTVKSEAGGLGLDETSFSVPTSPISLSTPLIDKETANSVPTSPEPSSVAGQESGSGAGAGAGAVVVRRHNGHVVRKCDAAGFRTSKSEDHLQQIQREGIAAVIPIDIDEDVNSSLNTLLDTRQDSEDSQASDRDRIVWTYNAPLQPHQLAALQRQQQVQEQQFQQHQQQLQQQHQQHLQQQQLQQQNQQQQQTFYGGMVLSDPSDSDSTILVSDAAALQRQQLKQQLRAQQQQQRERERERDRDREQSEHKVVIQVRGLDSSNSSNGGRSEEDVITLTDEPLGTTSIGLRDGSPPVSDDGSDVESLHSYHYSPKAVDMPSAIRLAKRLHSLDGFKKSDVSRHLSKNNDFSRAVADEYLKYFTFEKKSLDQALREFLQQFSLSGETQERERVLVHFSKRFLDCNPGTFNSQDAVHTLTCAIMLLNTDLHGANINRKMSCAEFVDNLADLNDGENFPKDVLKFLYQAIKTKPLEWALDEDSAELQQQQRANNSALGNVGQNPFLDPPELATAVEYKKGYVMRKCCYDSSSKKTPFGKRSWKMFYCTLRDLVLYLHKDEHGFRKSQMSDNLHNAIRIHHALATKANDYTKKQHVFRLQTADQAEYLFQTSDSKELQSWVETINYVCAAISAPPLEGGVGSQKRFQRPLLPSKQSKLMLKEQLESHELQLAQLEQELNEHKKGPIPSKGLPLQNYKEKESYLQYEIRRYRTYVSILSAKLLADQQQLELQATQPAQAAAHDEEADTFPVGNTTACPPSTPQSISLQQPKEQQQQQQQAPPTNRWLDVFCCCCSSPLWRRLLYSKSH; this comes from the exons GTTGAAGCCGGGGATGTCATCCTCAAAGTCAACGGCACGGATGTCCATCGCTACACAACGAAGGAAG ttcTCAAATGCCTGCGCCTTTCCGAACAGCTGGTGACCTTGGAGCTGAAGCGAG ATCCCAAGCTCAAGGCCCGGATCAAAGAGCAGCTGGCCAACACCCAGAGTCCGCACTATGTGGACATTGAGTCGCCCAATATCTACGACTaccacagcagcagccccCACTCCTCGCCCAACCATCGTCCCGCCGCCGGCGCGAAGGGAACGGCAACTACGCCCACGCCTACGCAGAGCGGGCTGCGCTACAAGTCGCCCACGCACTTGCCCTCACTGCGCCAGAACTCGTCACCACTGCTGGCGAGTggctccaccaccaccacgacCACCGCCTCGCACACGCTCACCCACAGCCGCAATTCGTCGGCCAGCTCTACCAAGATCAAGGTAGTGGAGACGAGCATTACCACCTCGACGACCAGCAGCACCACGGGTATAGTCGGTCCGACCTCACCCACCGGAGGGGAGGCCACCTCGCCCACCTTCCGCCCCTCTCGCATTCCACAGGCGCTCAAGTGCCCCGCCCCCAAGCCCGTGCCCTTGCTCCATTCGCCCCAGAATAAGCGGCCTCGCCCCTCGCAAATCCCGACGAAGGCAGCGAACGGGAACGGCAACGGGATCGGGCATTCCTCTCAGTTGCCGCCCCAGGCTCTGCAGCACTCAAACAGCTATAGCGGCAGTCCGGTTACCCGGCAACGATTCTCCACGGAAAGGGAGCAGGAAAGGGAGCCGGAGCCAAACTCGGCACCACCACAGCCGGCGAAGGCGCCACGCTTTGAGGCTTACATGATGACCGGTGACCTGATCCTGAACCTGTCCCGGACACCGCAGACCAGCAATCTCCTGCCCGCCCAGGCCAAGAAG GTGGACAGTCTCCGGGACTCGCCCAGTCGTCTAGTTAACCCACGGATCAACGGCGCTCTTGCGCCGCGTGCATCCGGCGAATCCTCGCCCACGTCCTCCTCGTCAGTGGACTCGCCCACCAACACCAGTTCGGATTCGGTGAAGCGCGAGGCCAAGGTGTTGCggaagcaacaacagcagcaaccagagcagcaccaacagcaacagcagcgggaCAGCATCAACAACAGCTACAATCGCAAGGACTCGCTGACCAACGACACGCTGCTGATGTGCGAAGAGCTGGAGCGGGACGAGGAGGCGGAGTATGGGCAGGACGAGGATAACCGCCAGCAGCGtcagcgccagcagcagcagcagcagcgatatCGGCAGCAACAGAATCAGCAACGCTACGAGTACTACCAAAACGACGacgagctggaggagcaggaggaagtGGAGGAGCGCGAGGAGGACCAGACGCACTATGACATCACCAACATCGAAACCTATCAGAGCGGACTGGGGCGCGGCGACGAGGATGACAGTGACCGCCAGTGTCTGGtggacgatgacgacgacgatgacgccTACGACGATGAGGAGAACGATGCCGGCGACGAGGACTACTCGACCAACTCCCTGGGCTCCGGTTCAGCCAAGCAGAGATTACGCGCCCTCAAGCAGCGGACGGCCACCCGGCAACAGCAGCGCCATCGAGATGCCGTCGACTGTGCCGGGCGCTCTGGATCGGGATCGTCGTCGACGACGGTCAAGAGCGAGGCGGGCGGTCTGGGCCTGGACGAGACCTCCTTCTCAGTGCCAACCTCCCCCATCTCGTTGTCTACGCCGCTGATCGACAAGGAGACGGCGAACTCGGTGCCCACCAGTCCGGAGCCCAGTTCCGTGGCCGGACAGGAGTCGGGCAGTGGCGCCGGTGCCGGTGCCGGAGCGGTAGTAGTGCGCCGCCACAACGGGCATGTGGTGCGGAAGTGTGATGCCGCCGGTTTCCGCACCAGCAAGTCCGAGGACCATTTGCAGCAGATCCAGCGGGAAGGCATCGCAGCCGTGATACCCATCGACATCGATGAGGATGTGAATAGTTCGCTGAACACGCTGCTGGACACGCGTCAGGACTCGGAGGACTCGCAG GCCTCGGATCGCGATCGTATTGTGTGGACTTATAATGCGCCACTGCAGCCGCACCAATTGGCGGCCCTACAGCGACAGCAGCAGGTTCAGGAGCAGCAGTtccagcagcaccaacagcagctccagcagcaacaccagcagcacctccagcagcagcaactccagcagcagaaccagcagcagcagcagacattCTACG GCGGCATGGTACTTAGCGATCCCAGTGACTCGGACTCCACCATTCTCGTGTCGGACGCGGCCGCGCTGCAGCGCCAGCAGCTGAAGCAGCAGCTGCGtgctcagcagcagcagcagcgcgaGAGGGAGCGGGAGAGGGATCGCGACCGGGAGCAGTCCGAGCACAAGGTGGTCATCCAAGTGCGTGGCCtggacagcagcaacagcagtaaCGGCGGTCGCTCTGAGGAGGATGTGATTACGCTGACGGACGAACCGCTGGGCACGACTTCCATCGGACTGCGGGACGGGTCGCCGCCCGTCTCCGACGATGGCAGTGATGTGGAGTCGCTCCACTCGTACCACTACTCGCCCAAGGCCGTGGACATGCCCTCGGCCATTCGTTTGGCCAAAAGACTGCACTCCCTCGACGGTTTCAAGAAGAGCGACGTGTCGCGACACCTCAGCAAAAA CAACGACTTCAGTCGGGCGGTGGCCGATGAGTATCTGAAGTACTTCACCTTCGAGAAAAAGTCACTGGACCAGGCGCTGCGCGAGTTCCTCCAGCAATTCTCGTTGTCGGGGGAGACACAGGAACGGGAACGGGTGCTGGTGCACTTCTCCAAGCGCTTCCTCGACTGCAATCCGGGCACCTTCAACTCGCAGGATGCCGTGCACACGCTCACCTGTGCCATAATGCTGTTGAATACGGACCTGCACGGTGCCAACATCAATCGCAAGATGAGCTGTGCGGAGTTCGTGGACAATCTGGCTGATCTCAACGATGGCGAGAACTTTCCGAAGGATGTGCTCAAGTTTCTATATCAGGCCATCAAGACCAAGCCGCTGGAATGGGCGCT AGATGAGGATTCCGccgagctgcagcagcagcagagagccAACAACAGTGCCCTGGGCAATGTGGGACAGAATCCCTTCCTCGATCCGCCCGAACTGGCCACGGCTGTGGAGTACAAAAAGGGCTATGTGATGCGTAAATGCTGCTACGATAGCAGCTCCAAGAAGA CTCCGTTCGGCAAACGCTCCTGGAAGATGTTCTACTGCACGCTACGTGATCTTGTGTTGTATTTGCACAAAGACGAGCACGGTTTTCGCAAGAGTCAA ATGTCCGACAATCTGCACAATGCAATACGCATACATCACGCACTGGCCACCAAGGCCAACGACTATACCAAGAAGCAACATGTGTTCCGTCTGCAGACGGCCGATCAGGCCGAGTATCTATTCCAGACCAGCGACTCGAAGGAGCTGCAGTCGTGGGTGGAGACGATCAATTACGTGTGCGCGGCAATTTCGGCACCACCGCTCGAAGGCGGTGTGGGCAGCCAAAAGAGGTTCCAGCGTCCGCTTTTGCCAAGCAAACAGTCCAAGCTGATGCTG AAGGAGCAGCTGGAGTCGCATGAGTTGCAGCTGGCccagctggagcaggagctaAACGAGCACAAGAAGGGTCCGATTCCCAGCAAGGGACTGCCTCTGCAGAACtacaaggagaaggagagcTACTTGCAGTACGAG ATCCGTCGCTACCGCACCTACGTGAGCATATTGAGCGCCAAACTGCTGGCggatcagcagcagctggagctgcAGGCCACACAGCCGGCACAGGCGGCGGCGCACGACGAAGAGGCCGACACATTCCCAGTGGGCAACACCACCGCATGCCCGCCTTCCACGCCGCAAAGTATTAGCCTGCAGCAGccgaaggagcagcagcagcaacagcagcaggcaccGCCAACGAACAG ATGGCTCGATgtcttctgctgctgctgcagcagcccCCTCTGGCGGCGCTTGCTCTATTCGAAAAGCCATTAG
- the Efa6 gene encoding PH and SEC7 domain-containing protein isoform X1 has product MTEELKVVLRRSEQHSGFGFSLLGTTGPPHVIYDIVENSPAADCGAVEAGDVILKVNGTDVHRYTTKEVLKCLRLSEQLVTLELKRDPKLKARIKEQLANTQSPHYVDIESPNIYDYHSSSPHSSPNHRPAAGAKGTATTPTPTQSGLRYKSPTHLPSLRQNSSPLLASGSTTTTTTASHTLTHSRNSSASSTKIKVVETSITTSTTSSTTGIVGPTSPTGGEATSPTFRPSRIPQALKCPAPKPVPLLHSPQNKRPRPSQIPTKAANGNGNGIGHSSQLPPQALQHSNSYSGSPVTRQRFSTEREQEREPEPNSAPPQPAKAPRFEAYMMTGDLILNLSRTPQTSNLLPAQAKKVDSLRDSPSRLVNPRINGALAPRASGESSPTSSSSVDSPTNTSSDSVKREAKVLRKQQQQQPEQHQQQQQRDSINNSYNRKDSLTNDTLLMCEELERDEEAEYGQDEDNRQQRQRQQQQQQRYRQQQNQQRYEYYQNDDELEEQEEVEEREEDQTHYDITNIETYQSGLGRGDEDDSDRQCLVDDDDDDDAYDDEENDAGDEDYSTNSLGSGSAKQRLRALKQRTATRQQQRHRDAVDCAGRSGSGSSSTTVKSEAGGLGLDETSFSVPTSPISLSTPLIDKETANSVPTSPEPSSVAGQESGSGAGAGAGAVVVRRHNGHVVRKCDAAGFRTSKSEDHLQQIQREGIAAVIPIDIDEDVNSSLNTLLDTRQDSEDSQASDRDRIVWTYNAPLQPHQLAALQRQQQVQEQQFQQHQQQLQQQHQQHLQQQQLQQQNQQQQQTFYGQQSHSNSHSSSISSSPQHSAAGSPASPTSVSSSVMSSSGSKGALGLGSSSNGPTSAQQQQQQREQGGQVAQPPSGMPGLLSCPGGGPGGSSGGGCVTGGGGNNDQSVSEAISNISSPDYQDDDNLLSSRDILGGMVLSDPSDSDSTILVSDAAALQRQQLKQQLRAQQQQQRERERERDRDREQSEHKVVIQVRGLDSSNSSNGGRSEEDVITLTDEPLGTTSIGLRDGSPPVSDDGSDVESLHSYHYSPKAVDMPSAIRLAKRLHSLDGFKKSDVSRHLSKNNDFSRAVADEYLKYFTFEKKSLDQALREFLQQFSLSGETQERERVLVHFSKRFLDCNPGTFNSQDAVHTLTCAIMLLNTDLHGANINRKMSCAEFVDNLADLNDGENFPKDVLKFLYQAIKTKPLEWALDEDSAELQQQQRANNSALGNVGQNPFLDPPELATAVEYKKGYVMRKCCYDSSSKKTPFGKRSWKMFYCTLRDLVLYLHKDEHGFRKSQMSDNLHNAIRIHHALATKANDYTKKQHVFRLQTADQAEYLFQTSDSKELQSWVETINYVCAAISAPPLEGGVGSQKRFQRPLLPSKQSKLMLKEQLESHELQLAQLEQELNEHKKGPIPSKGLPLQNYKEKESYLQYEIRRYRTYVSILSAKLLADQQQLELQATQPAQAAAHDEEADTFPVGNTTACPPSTPQSISLQQPKEQQQQQQQAPPTNRAPRISGTTNICWNYLFRDSVCCCVLLCFWHYCTVSTIII; this is encoded by the exons GTTGAAGCCGGGGATGTCATCCTCAAAGTCAACGGCACGGATGTCCATCGCTACACAACGAAGGAAG ttcTCAAATGCCTGCGCCTTTCCGAACAGCTGGTGACCTTGGAGCTGAAGCGAG ATCCCAAGCTCAAGGCCCGGATCAAAGAGCAGCTGGCCAACACCCAGAGTCCGCACTATGTGGACATTGAGTCGCCCAATATCTACGACTaccacagcagcagccccCACTCCTCGCCCAACCATCGTCCCGCCGCCGGCGCGAAGGGAACGGCAACTACGCCCACGCCTACGCAGAGCGGGCTGCGCTACAAGTCGCCCACGCACTTGCCCTCACTGCGCCAGAACTCGTCACCACTGCTGGCGAGTggctccaccaccaccacgacCACCGCCTCGCACACGCTCACCCACAGCCGCAATTCGTCGGCCAGCTCTACCAAGATCAAGGTAGTGGAGACGAGCATTACCACCTCGACGACCAGCAGCACCACGGGTATAGTCGGTCCGACCTCACCCACCGGAGGGGAGGCCACCTCGCCCACCTTCCGCCCCTCTCGCATTCCACAGGCGCTCAAGTGCCCCGCCCCCAAGCCCGTGCCCTTGCTCCATTCGCCCCAGAATAAGCGGCCTCGCCCCTCGCAAATCCCGACGAAGGCAGCGAACGGGAACGGCAACGGGATCGGGCATTCCTCTCAGTTGCCGCCCCAGGCTCTGCAGCACTCAAACAGCTATAGCGGCAGTCCGGTTACCCGGCAACGATTCTCCACGGAAAGGGAGCAGGAAAGGGAGCCGGAGCCAAACTCGGCACCACCACAGCCGGCGAAGGCGCCACGCTTTGAGGCTTACATGATGACCGGTGACCTGATCCTGAACCTGTCCCGGACACCGCAGACCAGCAATCTCCTGCCCGCCCAGGCCAAGAAG GTGGACAGTCTCCGGGACTCGCCCAGTCGTCTAGTTAACCCACGGATCAACGGCGCTCTTGCGCCGCGTGCATCCGGCGAATCCTCGCCCACGTCCTCCTCGTCAGTGGACTCGCCCACCAACACCAGTTCGGATTCGGTGAAGCGCGAGGCCAAGGTGTTGCggaagcaacaacagcagcaaccagagcagcaccaacagcaacagcagcgggaCAGCATCAACAACAGCTACAATCGCAAGGACTCGCTGACCAACGACACGCTGCTGATGTGCGAAGAGCTGGAGCGGGACGAGGAGGCGGAGTATGGGCAGGACGAGGATAACCGCCAGCAGCGtcagcgccagcagcagcagcagcagcgatatCGGCAGCAACAGAATCAGCAACGCTACGAGTACTACCAAAACGACGacgagctggaggagcaggaggaagtGGAGGAGCGCGAGGAGGACCAGACGCACTATGACATCACCAACATCGAAACCTATCAGAGCGGACTGGGGCGCGGCGACGAGGATGACAGTGACCGCCAGTGTCTGGtggacgatgacgacgacgatgacgccTACGACGATGAGGAGAACGATGCCGGCGACGAGGACTACTCGACCAACTCCCTGGGCTCCGGTTCAGCCAAGCAGAGATTACGCGCCCTCAAGCAGCGGACGGCCACCCGGCAACAGCAGCGCCATCGAGATGCCGTCGACTGTGCCGGGCGCTCTGGATCGGGATCGTCGTCGACGACGGTCAAGAGCGAGGCGGGCGGTCTGGGCCTGGACGAGACCTCCTTCTCAGTGCCAACCTCCCCCATCTCGTTGTCTACGCCGCTGATCGACAAGGAGACGGCGAACTCGGTGCCCACCAGTCCGGAGCCCAGTTCCGTGGCCGGACAGGAGTCGGGCAGTGGCGCCGGTGCCGGTGCCGGAGCGGTAGTAGTGCGCCGCCACAACGGGCATGTGGTGCGGAAGTGTGATGCCGCCGGTTTCCGCACCAGCAAGTCCGAGGACCATTTGCAGCAGATCCAGCGGGAAGGCATCGCAGCCGTGATACCCATCGACATCGATGAGGATGTGAATAGTTCGCTGAACACGCTGCTGGACACGCGTCAGGACTCGGAGGACTCGCAG GCCTCGGATCGCGATCGTATTGTGTGGACTTATAATGCGCCACTGCAGCCGCACCAATTGGCGGCCCTACAGCGACAGCAGCAGGTTCAGGAGCAGCAGTtccagcagcaccaacagcagctccagcagcaacaccagcagcacctccagcagcagcaactccagcagcagaaccagcagcagcagcagacattCTACGGTCAGCAATCGCATTCAAATTCACATTCAAGTTCCATTAGTTCGTCGCCCCAGCACTCGGCTGCGGGCAGTCCGGCCTCGCCCACGTCGGTGTCGTCGTCGGTGATGTCCTCGTCAGGCTCTAAGGGCGCCCTGGGCCTGGGTAGCAGCAGCAATGGCCCCACATccgcgcagcagcagcaacagcagcgggaGCAGGGCGGTCAGGTGGCGCAGCCGCCCAGCGGGATGCCCGGTCTGCTCAGCTGCCCAGGTGGCGGTCCAGGCGGTTCTAGTGGTGGTGGTTGTGTaactggtggtggtggcaacAACGATCAGAGCGTCTCAGAGGCCATTTCGAATATTTCTAGTCCCGACTACCAAGACGACGATAATTTATTGAGTTCTCGCGATATTCTAGGCGGCATGGTACTTAGCGATCCCAGTGACTCGGACTCCACCATTCTCGTGTCGGACGCGGCCGCGCTGCAGCGCCAGCAGCTGAAGCAGCAGCTGCGtgctcagcagcagcagcagcgcgaGAGGGAGCGGGAGAGGGATCGCGACCGGGAGCAGTCCGAGCACAAGGTGGTCATCCAAGTGCGTGGCCtggacagcagcaacagcagtaaCGGCGGTCGCTCTGAGGAGGATGTGATTACGCTGACGGACGAACCGCTGGGCACGACTTCCATCGGACTGCGGGACGGGTCGCCGCCCGTCTCCGACGATGGCAGTGATGTGGAGTCGCTCCACTCGTACCACTACTCGCCCAAGGCCGTGGACATGCCCTCGGCCATTCGTTTGGCCAAAAGACTGCACTCCCTCGACGGTTTCAAGAAGAGCGACGTGTCGCGACACCTCAGCAAAAA CAACGACTTCAGTCGGGCGGTGGCCGATGAGTATCTGAAGTACTTCACCTTCGAGAAAAAGTCACTGGACCAGGCGCTGCGCGAGTTCCTCCAGCAATTCTCGTTGTCGGGGGAGACACAGGAACGGGAACGGGTGCTGGTGCACTTCTCCAAGCGCTTCCTCGACTGCAATCCGGGCACCTTCAACTCGCAGGATGCCGTGCACACGCTCACCTGTGCCATAATGCTGTTGAATACGGACCTGCACGGTGCCAACATCAATCGCAAGATGAGCTGTGCGGAGTTCGTGGACAATCTGGCTGATCTCAACGATGGCGAGAACTTTCCGAAGGATGTGCTCAAGTTTCTATATCAGGCCATCAAGACCAAGCCGCTGGAATGGGCGCT AGATGAGGATTCCGccgagctgcagcagcagcagagagccAACAACAGTGCCCTGGGCAATGTGGGACAGAATCCCTTCCTCGATCCGCCCGAACTGGCCACGGCTGTGGAGTACAAAAAGGGCTATGTGATGCGTAAATGCTGCTACGATAGCAGCTCCAAGAAGA CTCCGTTCGGCAAACGCTCCTGGAAGATGTTCTACTGCACGCTACGTGATCTTGTGTTGTATTTGCACAAAGACGAGCACGGTTTTCGCAAGAGTCAA ATGTCCGACAATCTGCACAATGCAATACGCATACATCACGCACTGGCCACCAAGGCCAACGACTATACCAAGAAGCAACATGTGTTCCGTCTGCAGACGGCCGATCAGGCCGAGTATCTATTCCAGACCAGCGACTCGAAGGAGCTGCAGTCGTGGGTGGAGACGATCAATTACGTGTGCGCGGCAATTTCGGCACCACCGCTCGAAGGCGGTGTGGGCAGCCAAAAGAGGTTCCAGCGTCCGCTTTTGCCAAGCAAACAGTCCAAGCTGATGCTG AAGGAGCAGCTGGAGTCGCATGAGTTGCAGCTGGCccagctggagcaggagctaAACGAGCACAAGAAGGGTCCGATTCCCAGCAAGGGACTGCCTCTGCAGAACtacaaggagaaggagagcTACTTGCAGTACGAG ATCCGTCGCTACCGCACCTACGTGAGCATATTGAGCGCCAAACTGCTGGCggatcagcagcagctggagctgcAGGCCACACAGCCGGCACAGGCGGCGGCGCACGACGAAGAGGCCGACACATTCCCAGTGGGCAACACCACCGCATGCCCGCCTTCCACGCCGCAAAGTATTAGCCTGCAGCAGccgaaggagcagcagcagcaacagcagcaggcaccGCCAACGAACAG AGCTCCCCGGATCTCGGGGACCACCAATATCTGTTGGAACTACCTGTTCCGGGACTCGGTTTGCTGCtgtgttttgttgtgtttCTGGCATTACTGTACCGTGTCCACCATTATTATCTAA